From the genome of Xylocopilactobacillus apis:
GAATTACTCCTTGCTTGTTATCTTCACTTACAACATAATCGCGAATAAAACCTTCGCGCTTTAAAATGTCTGACATTGAAATTTTAATTTTTGATGCAGGTACATCCAAGTATTCGTGTTTCACCATATTAGCGTTACGAATTCTTGTCAAATAATCTGCAATTGGGTCAGTTAATGTCATTGCTCCTCGATCCTCCGTTTACCAACTTGCTTTATGCATTCCAGGAATTTGTCCTTTATGAGCCAATTCACGAATACACAACCGGCAAAGATGAAATTTCTGATATACAGAGTGCGGACGACCACAACGAGCACAGCGTGTATAGTTCTGAGTTGAGAACTTTGCAGGTCTTTTATTTTTTTCTATTAAAGCCTTTTTAGCCAAGTTTGTTTTATCCTCTCTTCATTGGTTATCTAGCAAACGGCATGCCTAACTGAGTTAAAAGCTCAAGCGCTTCTTCATCAGTATTTGCTGTTGTTACGATAACGATATCCATTCCTCTAACTTTGTTAACATCATCAAAATTGATTTCTGGGAAAATTAATTGTTCTTTAATACCTAAAGTGTAATTTCCACGTCCATCAAAAGATTTAGCACTAATTCCATGAAAATCACGAACTCGTGGAAGTGAAACATTAATTAACTTATCCAAGAAATCATACATCCGTTCACCACGAAGTGTAACCTTTGTTCCGATTGAATTTCCTTCACGTAATCTAAAGCCGGCAATTGAATGCTTTGCTTTTGTGATAATAGGCTGTTGACCTGAAATAAGTTTTAATTCACTTACTGCCTCATCTAAGAACCGAGAATTCGAAACAGCATCTCCAACACCCATATTAATTACGATTTTAACTAACGATGGTGCCTGCATAATAGATTTGTAATTAAACTTTTCGATCAATGAAGGGGTAATTTCTTCAACATATTTTTTCTTTAACCGATTTTCCATCTCTTAAATCCCCTTCCTATGCCTTATCAATCGCTTCGCCAGATTTTTTGGCGATTCTAATTTTTTTACCATCACGAACTTCAATTCCTATTCGTGTTGGCTTATTCGTTTTTGGATCAAGCAGCATTACGTTTGAAGCATCAATTGGTGCTTCAGTTTCAATGACACCGCCTTGAGTATCAGTATTGTTTGGTTTCACATGTTTCTTAACCATATTGACGCCTTCAACGATGACCCGGTTTTTGTCTCTAAAAACTTTTTTAATTGTTCCGACTTTGCCTTTATCAACTGACTTACCGCGTACTACTTGAACCTTATCAAGCTTTTTCAAATACAAAATATATCCTCCGTACGATCACTTTATAGAACTTCTGGCGCCAGAGAAACGATTTTCATAAAATTATGATCACGCAACTCACGAGCTACTGGTCCAAAAATACGAGTTCCTTTCGGACTTTTATCAGCATTGATAATAACTGCTGCATTGTCATCAAATTTAATATAAGAACCATCAGCCCGTCGAACACCATATGCACTACGAACGATAACTGCTTTGACAACATCCGATTTCTTGACAACGCCTCCAGGCGTAGCTTGTTTTACTGTCGCTGTTACAATATCTCCAACGTTTCCATACTTACGGTAAGAACCCCCATAACTTGGATTACAAGAAGTTCACGAGCGCCAGAATTATCAGCTACTTTAAGCCGAGTTTCTTGTTGAATCAAAATTTATTCTCCTTCTTCTGCCTGAAATCTGTATTATACAATTTCTGCTTTCTTAACGATTTCAACTAAACGAAATCTTTTAGTCTTTGAAAGCGGACGAGTTTCCATAATCCGAACAATATCCCCAACTTTAGCTTCATTCTTTTCATCATGAGCATAGTACTTCTTGGAATATTTGATTAATTTCTTATAAATCGGATGGGTTTTTCTGGTGTCGACCTCGACAGTGATCGTCTTATCGCCCTTATCAGAAATAACTTGTCCTTGATAGACTTTACGACTGTTTCTCTCTTCAGCTGTCATTAACTTTCACCTTTCTTTTGCTCTGTTAAGATTGTCAAAATTCTTGCAATGTTTCTCTTGACTTTCTTCAAGCGAGCGGTGTTTGTGACATTGCCAGTTGCTTGTTGAAATCTCAAATTGAATAATTCAGTTCGATATTCTTTTTCCTTGGCAATCATCTCAGATGTAGAAAGTTTTCTTATCTCACTTGCTTTCACTATTTATCACCATCCGTTTCGGTCGTCTCCGCACGAGTCACAAATTTTGTCTTAATTGGCAATTTATTTGATGCCAAGCGCAAAGCTTCACGTGCTACTTCTTCAGGGACTCCAGCAACTTCAAAAAGAACCTTTTCTCTTTTTACTACTGCAACCCAACCTTCAGGAGCACCTTTACCATTACCCATACGAACCCCTACACCTTTAGATGTATAAGACTTATGTGGGAAAATCTTAATCCAAACTTTACCGCCACGTTTCATATAACGAGTCATTGCAATACGGGCTGCTTCAATTTGGCGGTTTGTAATCCAGTGATTCTCTAAAGCTTTAATTCCGTATTCACCAAATGCAATTTCTTTTCCGCCTTTAGCTTCACCACGCATTTTACCGCGGAATTCACGACGGTGTTTTACACGTTTAGGTACCAGCATTTAAAATACTCCTTTTTTAACGACCGTTATTGTTAGATCGTCTATTATTTCGATTATTACTACGATTATTATTTCGATTATTTCCACGATTGCCGCCGCGTCGTTGGTTTCCTCTTTGAGGACGGCCTTCTTCAGCCAAGTTAACTCTTGGCTTACCTGGCAATACTTCACCACGGTAAATCCAAGTCTTAACACCTAATTTACCGTAAGTAGTAATTGCTTCATCCCATGAATAATCGATGTCTGCTCTTAAAGTATGCAGTGGAACACTTCCAAGTGAATGTTTCTCACGGCGAGCCATATCAGCACCATTTAAACGACCTGAAATCTGTGTTTTAACTCCCAAAGCTCCGGCTCTCATAACTCTTTGCATTGCTTGCCTTTGAGCACGTCTAAATGCAATACGGGCTTCCAATTGGCTAGCAATACTTTCACCAACTAAATGTGCATCAAGATCCGGTTTCTTAATTTCCACGATATTAACATGGACAGTGCTTTTAGTTAAATTAGAAAGGTCATGACGTAAAATTTCAACTTCACTTCCGCCTTTACCAATAACCATTCCTGGTTTAGCAGTATGGATAAAAACATTAACCATATTTGATGCTCTTTCAATTTCAACGTGAGAAACTGAAGCACTTGCTAAACGTTTGAAAATATATTTTCTTAGTTCGATATCCTCGATTAGATATTTAGCAAAATCTTTTTCTGCATACCATTTGTCTTCATAATCGCGGATAACACCAACTCTAAATCCAATTGGATTAATCTTTTGACCCAAACTTCGTTCTCCTCTTTACTCTTCGTTCTGTTTAACAACCAACGTAATGTGACTAGTTCTTTTATGAATTGCAGACGCTGAGCCTTTGGCTCTTGGTCTAAAGCGTTTCATTGTAGGACCTTCATCAACAAACGCTTCTGAAACATAAAGATCCTGAGCATCTAAGTCAAAATTATTAACCGCGTTTGCTACCGCAGAGTGCAATACTTTATATACAACTGGAGATGCACCACGTGGGGTAAATTTTAAAATTGCATATGCTTCAGCAACTTTTTTGCCACGGATTAAATCAACAACAAGTCTTGCCTTGCGTGGAGCAATTCGGACCGTTTTTGCTGTCGCACGAGCAGAAGTAATTACTTCACCTTTATCATCAGCCATAAATTTCTCCTTTATTTCTTCCCTGTTTTACGATCTTCACCAGAGTGTCCTTTAAAAGTACGAGTTGGTACAAATTCGCCTAACTTATGTCCAACCATGTCTTCTTGAATATAAACTGGGACATGTTTACGGCCATCATAAACAGCGATTGTATATCCAATAAACGAAGGAAAAATCGTTGAACGGCGAGACCAAGTCCTAATAATCTGTTTCTTTTCTTGATCCTTTTGAGCATCAACCTTTTTCAGCAAATGTTCATCAGCAAAAGGACCCTTTTTTAAACTACGAGTCATATAACCCTAATCTCCTCTACTTATGATTCCGATGGCGAATAATGAATTTCTCTGATTTCGCTTTTGTATTACGTGTCTTCTTACCTAAGGTCTTCTTACCCCAAATTGATACTGGCGATGGACGTCCAATAGGAGCTTTACCTTCACCACCACCATGTGGGTGATCGTTAGGGTTCATAACTGATCCACGAACAGTTGGGCGAATTCCCATCCAACGCTTACGACCAGCTTTTCCAAGCTTGATTAACTCATGCTGTTCATTTCCGACTTCACCAATTGTTGCACGGTTTCTTGCTAAAATGTTACGCATTTCGCCCGATTGGAGACGAACAGAAACATAATTTCCTTCTTTACCTAAAACCTGAGCTGAAGTTCCTGCTGAGCGAACCAATTGTCCGCCTTTGCCAGGCTTCAATTCGATGTTATGGATTAAAGTACCATCTGGAATGCTTGAAAGAGGCATGGCGTTACCGACTTTAATATCAACATTCTCGCCTGAAACAATCTTTTGACCTACTTCTAGTCCTTTTGGAGCTAAAATGTATGTTTTAATACCATCGGCATAGAAAAGCAATGCGATATTAGCACTTCGATTTGGATCATATTCAATCGCTTTGACAGTTGCCTCTACGCCATCTTTTTGTCGTTTAAAATCAATAATCCGATATTTTCTCTTATGGCCTCCGCCAATATGACGTACCGTAATATGACCTTGAGAATTACGCCCAGCTTTTTTAGCTTTCGATTGAACCAATGATTTTTCTGGTTTCGTTTTCGTAATTTCAGCAAAGTCTGAGGAAGTCATATTCCGGCGACCATTTGTAGTCGGTTTATACTTAATGATTCCCAATAATCTGCTCCTTTACTTTATTTCTTATCAGTACTTTGGTCTTGTTTTTCATCAGATGCCTGATTGTTGTTCAAGACTGGAATTTCTTTTGAGTCAGCAGTTAAAGTAATGATTGCCTTCCGCTTGCCTGCTTTATAACCGCTATACTTGCCATAACGACGAAACTTCTTACGGATGTTCATTAAATTTACTTCTTTAACTTTTACATCAAAAATTTCTTCAACTGCATGGCGGATTTGGATCTTATTAGAGCCTGGAGCAACTAAAAACGTATATTTACGTTCACCCATGAGATCCATGGCCTTTTCAGTGATCACTGGTGTCTTAATGACGTCATGTGCATTATCACTCATGCGAATACCTCCTCAATGATCTCAAGAGCTTTCTTTGTCAAGATCAATTTCTTGCCTTGTAAAATGTTTAAAACATTAATTCCTGTTGGAGTTACAAAGCGAACTTTTTGAATATTACGACCAGAAAGAACTGCATTTTCATTCTCTGATTCAACAGCGATCAAAGCAGAATTGCCATCAGCCTTAATGTTTTTCATAAATTCAACAAATTCTTTTGTTTTAGGTGACTCAAAATTCAAATCTTCAACAACGATCAAATCTTGATCTTTAACCTTTTGAGAAAGAACTGATTTAAGTGCTAAACGACGAACTTTCTTCGGTAATTTATATGAATAACTGCGTGGATGTGGTCCAAAGACAACACCTCCGCCTTTCCATTGTGGTGAACGAATTGAGCCCTGACGTGCTCGACCCGTCCCTTTTTGACGCCATGGTTTTCTACCACCGCCAGAAACTGCTGAACGATTTAATACGTTAGAATTTCCTTGGCGTAAGCTTGCTCTTTGCATTACAACTGCGTCAAAAACTACATGTTCATTTGGTTCAATCCCAAAAATAGAATCACTAAGTGTTACTTTCCCATTTTCGGAACCATCTTGACGATATAAAGTAATTTCCGTCATTGTTTCTCCTTAATTTACTTAGTGACCGCTTTTACGGCATTTTTAACAGTTACGAATGATTTATTTGCTCCCGGAACATTACCTTTAATTAAAAGTAAATTGCGTTCAGCATCGATCTTCGCGATCACTAGATTTTGCATTGTGACCGTATGGTTACCCATTCTACCCGGTAACTTTTTACCTGGGAAAACACGATTTATGATTGCACCCATTGAACCAGGAATTCTGTGATAACGAGAACCGTGAGTTTCAGGTCCACGAGATTGATTATCCTTCTTGATATTTCCCTGATAACCATGACCTTTACTTGTACCAGTCACGTCTACTAATTCTCCAGTTGCAAATTGGTCAACTTTGATAGTTAATTCTTGAGATCCGAATTCATCTTCTCCCAATTCCAATCCACGAATTTCTTTTACGAAACGTTTCGGCTTAGATTGAGCCTTCTTTGCGTGGCCTTGTTCAGGCTTATTGCTGAGAACATCACGTTTCTCTCCCGTGCCAAGCTGAACGGCATCATAACCATCATGTTCCATTGTCTTAACTTGTAACACTGTATTTGGTGATACATCGATAACAGAAACAGGGATCAGTTCACCATTCTCATCAAAGATTTGTGTCATACCAATCTTTCGGCCAAGTATTGCTTTAGTTGCCATGTGAACCCTCCTTTTATAGTTTGATTTCAATATCAACGCCGCTTGGAAGATCTAACTTCATCAGGGCATCAACTGTTTTTGGTGTTGGATTTAAAATATCGATTAGTCTCTTATGAGTAAGCATCTCAAACTGTTCCCGTGAATCTTTATGTTTATGTGGGGACGTTAAGACCGTATACAAAGATCTTTCTGTCGGCAGCGGGATTGGGCCAGAAATACTAGCGCCTGTCCGTTTAGCAGTTTCAACAATCTTTTCAGCGGACTGATCAAGAATGCCGTGCTCATAGGCCTTTAATCTAATTCTAATTTTTTGATTTGCCATTTTTTCCTCCTCGTCAAAGTTCTTGTATTGACTAGCTCGGCGAAAGAACCAGCACACTCTGCAATGGCAATGCAGCCGGGTGTGTTGCAACATTTCGCGTCATCGCTTAAGAGTCCTATCCGCAATTTTGCGCACAGAGATCCCTTGTTTCAAATAACAATTAAATAGTATACTGCATAAATCCTTGCCCGACAAGTACTTTTTAATTTCTATTTTCAATTTTTTTCTTTTGATTTATGATTTTAAAAAAAGGACTTGAATCATGATAAAAATTAAAATTATTCAAGGTGATATTACCAAAAGTTCCGTTGACGCAATCGTTAATGCCGCAAACACCACTTTAATGGGCGGTGGCGGCGTCGACGGAGCAATTCATCACGCTAGTGGTCCGAAGTTAGATGAGGCCTGTGCAAAACTACACGGTTGCAAAACCGGTGAAGCTAAAACTACTCCTGGTTTTAATCTTCCAGCCAAATTTATTATTCACACTCCTGGGCCAATTTGGCGCGGTGGTCATAGTAATGAAAGAGAATTGCTTAGAAATAGTTATAAAAATTGTTTGAAAGAAGCAGAAAAACATCAATGTGCCTCTGTCGATTTTCCCTCAATCAGTACTGGTGTCTATCACTTTCCTTTAAATGAAGCTGCCCAGATCGCAATTTCATCAATTAAAGAATTTAAAGCCCATTTTATAAAACAGATTCGCATTGTCGCTTTTGATCCTGTAACAAAAACAGCATATGAAAAGGCTCTTAAAGATAAAGAAAAATAGTTGCATCAATTATCTTCGATGTTGTTTTGAACCGCGTTTTATTACGTTAATAAAGCGTTGAGTGCTAAGTTGATTTTCAATATCTTGTTTCTTATGATTCAAA
Proteins encoded in this window:
- a CDS encoding type Z 30S ribosomal protein S14; the encoded protein is MAKKALIEKNKRPAKFSTQNYTRCARCGRPHSVYQKFHLCRLCIRELAHKGQIPGMHKASW
- the rplE gene encoding 50S ribosomal protein L5, with product MENRLKKKYVEEITPSLIEKFNYKSIMQAPSLVKIVINMGVGDAVSNSRFLDEAVSELKLISGQQPIITKAKHSIAGFRLREGNSIGTKVTLRGERMYDFLDKLINVSLPRVRDFHGISAKSFDGRGNYTLGIKEQLIFPEINFDDVNKVRGMDIVIVTTANTDEEALELLTQLGMPFAR
- the rplX gene encoding 50S ribosomal protein L24, coding for MYLKKLDKVQVVRGKSVDKGKVGTIKKVFRDKNRVIVEGVNMVKKHVKPNNTDTQGGVIETEAPIDASNVMLLDPKTNKPTRIGIEVRDGKKIRIAKKSGEAIDKA
- the rpsQ gene encoding 30S ribosomal protein S17, with protein sequence MTAEERNSRKVYQGQVISDKGDKTITVEVDTRKTHPIYKKLIKYSKKYYAHDEKNEAKVGDIVRIMETRPLSKTKRFRLVEIVKKAEIV
- the rpmC gene encoding 50S ribosomal protein L29, encoding MKASEIRKLSTSEMIAKEKEYRTELFNLRFQQATGNVTNTARLKKVKRNIARILTILTEQKKGES
- the rplP gene encoding 50S ribosomal protein L16 — encoded protein: MLVPKRVKHRREFRGKMRGEAKGGKEIAFGEYGIKALENHWITNRQIEAARIAMTRYMKRGGKVWIKIFPHKSYTSKGVGVRMGNGKGAPEGWVAVVKREKVLFEVAGVPEEVAREALRLASNKLPIKTKFVTRAETTETDGDK
- the rpsC gene encoding 30S ribosomal protein S3, whose product is MGQKINPIGFRVGVIRDYEDKWYAEKDFAKYLIEDIELRKYIFKRLASASVSHVEIERASNMVNVFIHTAKPGMVIGKGGSEVEILRHDLSNLTKSTVHVNIVEIKKPDLDAHLVGESIASQLEARIAFRRAQRQAMQRVMRAGALGVKTQISGRLNGADMARREKHSLGSVPLHTLRADIDYSWDEAITTYGKLGVKTWIYRGEVLPGKPRVNLAEEGRPQRGNQRRGGNRGNNRNNNRSNNRNNRRSNNNGR
- the rplV gene encoding 50S ribosomal protein L22; its protein translation is MADDKGEVITSARATAKTVRIAPRKARLVVDLIRGKKVAEAYAILKFTPRGASPVVYKVLHSAVANAVNNFDLDAQDLYVSEAFVDEGPTMKRFRPRAKGSASAIHKRTSHITLVVKQNEE
- the rpsS gene encoding 30S ribosomal protein S19, producing the protein MTRSLKKGPFADEHLLKKVDAQKDQEKKQIIRTWSRRSTIFPSFIGYTIAVYDGRKHVPVYIQEDMVGHKLGEFVPTRTFKGHSGEDRKTGKK
- the rplB gene encoding 50S ribosomal protein L2 encodes the protein MGIIKYKPTTNGRRNMTSSDFAEITKTKPEKSLVQSKAKKAGRNSQGHITVRHIGGGHKRKYRIIDFKRQKDGVEATVKAIEYDPNRSANIALLFYADGIKTYILAPKGLEVGQKIVSGENVDIKVGNAMPLSSIPDGTLIHNIELKPGKGGQLVRSAGTSAQVLGKEGNYVSVRLQSGEMRNILARNRATIGEVGNEQHELIKLGKAGRKRWMGIRPTVRGSVMNPNDHPHGGGEGKAPIGRPSPVSIWGKKTLGKKTRNTKAKSEKFIIRHRNHK
- the rplW gene encoding 50S ribosomal protein L23 — its product is MSDNAHDVIKTPVITEKAMDLMGERKYTFLVAPGSNKIQIRHAVEEIFDVKVKEVNLMNIRKKFRRYGKYSGYKAGKRKAIITLTADSKEIPVLNNNQASDEKQDQSTDKK
- the rplD gene encoding 50S ribosomal protein L4 produces the protein MTEITLYRQDGSENGKVTLSDSIFGIEPNEHVVFDAVVMQRASLRQGNSNVLNRSAVSGGGRKPWRQKGTGRARQGSIRSPQWKGGGVVFGPHPRSYSYKLPKKVRRLALKSVLSQKVKDQDLIVVEDLNFESPKTKEFVEFMKNIKADGNSALIAVESENENAVLSGRNIQKVRFVTPTGINVLNILQGKKLILTKKALEIIEEVFA
- the rplC gene encoding 50S ribosomal protein L3 — encoded protein: MATKAILGRKIGMTQIFDENGELIPVSVIDVSPNTVLQVKTMEHDGYDAVQLGTGEKRDVLSNKPEQGHAKKAQSKPKRFVKEIRGLELGEDEFGSQELTIKVDQFATGELVDVTGTSKGHGYQGNIKKDNQSRGPETHGSRYHRIPGSMGAIINRVFPGKKLPGRMGNHTVTMQNLVIAKIDAERNLLLIKGNVPGANKSFVTVKNAVKAVTK
- the rpsJ gene encoding 30S ribosomal protein S10; translation: MANQKIRIRLKAYEHGILDQSAEKIVETAKRTGASISGPIPLPTERSLYTVLTSPHKHKDSREQFEMLTHKRLIDILNPTPKTVDALMKLDLPSGVDIEIKL
- a CDS encoding O-acetyl-ADP-ribose deacetylase produces the protein MIKIKIIQGDITKSSVDAIVNAANTTLMGGGGVDGAIHHASGPKLDEACAKLHGCKTGEAKTTPGFNLPAKFIIHTPGPIWRGGHSNERELLRNSYKNCLKEAEKHQCASVDFPSISTGVYHFPLNEAAQIAISSIKEFKAHFIKQIRIVAFDPVTKTAYEKALKDKEK